One Penaeus vannamei isolate JL-2024 chromosome 38, ASM4276789v1, whole genome shotgun sequence genomic window, GGTCGAGCCCCTCCAGCCAAGGTGCGTCGAGCATCGCCAAGTCGGACTCGAAGTCCCCGAGGCCCAAGTCCTGCACAAGAACGTCCAGCATCGTTGTAAGCGTCTTAGAGGAGAGTGTGACTACGCCCTACATCGAAGCTATTCATAAGGGCCAAAAGACCTGACCCTGGGCGGCTTCCGCAAGACCTCGGGTAGGGGAAAGCACCCAAAAGGTCAAGGATACGGTGCTGCTCGCGCTCTGGTCGGAAAAGGGGCAGACTACCAAGCAGGAATGGGACGCGTATTTAATACTAAGAAATTACAGTAAAAGTGTACTTAATTTGTGTTGCATTTCTTAACAATGCGAAAGCTTTCTCGATAAAAACCTTTGTTTTGCTGACTTATTTAGTTTAGGTTTGTGGATACTTTCGACTGTAATTGTCTTAAGTCTTACGCTATATGGCCTTGCAGTTAATGCAGCACGCATATTGTATTACAAGTCTATAATGAGGTTTTTACGTTAGACACTGAGAAACACAACAACgcatttcatcataaaaaacgAAATTACTTGGTAAGGACTCCATGTACTTGAAATATGGTGCAATGGAAATGGTTATTTAAGTATTCCTTCCACCTAGTTAAATCGAAATCTTTGAGTTGCAGGAAAAGCAGAAACGAAACCTGCTGGAATATTTCGACATCTAATGGATCTGACAACCATCGCTCACCCGAATATATCATCAAAGTTgttttcttattcccctttccctgaTGCAAAATGCGCGTTGGGTAAGCAACCATCTCAGCATATAATCTCTTCTGCAGTTGCAGGAGCAtatgggaggattttttttatcgttgtagaaaattctcttttttctacttcctcttacTGAGATTGTTTTCCGTATATGGTTCGTATAGGttactgagagaaagaaatagaaagagagggatatatatagagagagaaagagtgaaatagaaaATTACTTGTTCCGTGAAGACCATCATTACcctctgtttattttcattatcccatATCATAACacttcgtaatatatatatatatatatatatatatatatatatatatatatatatatatatatatatatatatatatatatatataaagatatatatatatataaagatatgtatatatatatatatatatatatatatatatatatatatatatatatatatatatatatacatatatgaccgAATAACATTTGtacaataaagaacaaaaaagaagaagaagaaaaaaaaaatgtggtggtGGTCACAacgacgaaaataaataaaagaacttCATATATTTTGTAATAGTGTAATGTGAGCATTTCCTCATTTACTGAGCTCTGTATTACACTGTGGATTATTGCCTTACTCATGGGAGTACAAATGACGTAGTATGAATGCTtgcgaaataagaaaaaaggggttttcattttaattattaaaaataCCTGTATAAAAGTCAatttcattagcattatgattcagcacaatctcttttttttgtctctaggAAGTCACGAAaatcctcttattctccttactCTTTATCCACGTTCTTTTGCTCCCTCTTAGAAAATAGGCAGAGGCCTTTTTCAAAAGCAATGGTGCCAAAGTTATTGGGTCGTTTGGCGAAAAATCATAAGAATGTATGATTTCACCTGTCGAGTATCGACTTAGCGATGCTCGACACACCTTGGCTGGAGGCGCCCGATAGGACGCCGCCTGCGAAGAGATACTTGGTCGGACGCCGTTAGGACTCCGCCACGTGgctccagtctccctctcccaaaGGACCAAAAGGAACTCCCACGAAGCAGTGGCTGAACCTTGACTTAGAAATGCTTGGCGCCTCCCCTACGCGGCAGACGTCGCCCTCGCCGCCTCCCTCTCACACTGAGGCCCTGACAACGCAGGATCCTCCCGTCGAGATTCCTGTGCCTGAGGCCAGGACGGGAAGGGCGTCCCCGGATGTGCTCCTTTCTCGTGCACCCCACTGCCCGTCCCGTTTTCCCTGGCTGCCCCTGCGACGTCCCCTCGACCCCAGACGGCAGCTAGGAAAAGGCCTCATCCGAACCCCTACATTATTTACGTAATCTAGATTCTACCTCATAGAACCTACATCCTCACATTTCCATTATtaaaacagaaaaatgataacgatacaaTTAGAAGTAGAAATCACAGATAACAATTAATAGGAATTATGATAAAATGCAACTGAATGGTCAGCATTTATTCCCTCATGATttacaaaagatatataaaaggaaaaacattGATGATTTTCACTTGTGTTGACTGGAAAAGCAGACACGAGGCGGTAGTTCACACGGCGGAGTCAAAAGGCGGCAGCGCTGAGTGGGAACTCATGTGGAGCTTGAGCTTGTACCTGCTGTCGTAGAGCTTTTGGCAGACGAAGCACTTGTAGGTCCTCGGGGAGTCAAACGGACGAGGCCTTTTCCTAGGCGCCGTCTGGGGTCGAGGGGTcgtctatgatgatgataataatgataatgaaaattattattattatcattatctatatcgttATTTTGCTGTAGTCATTATCTATTACCCTGAATAAAATTTAAATAATTGATTTTTTAAAGTTTCCCTCTTATTCAGTTTAAATAGGTTAATGCTAAAATCAAGCAAGAAATGTCATTATTacatatcacctttattattgttgtcactattaatattatgactattatttttatttctattatcgacagtattatttctattatcatcatttttagtattattactgttgcttttaatattattattatgattattattatcatcatgaatattttccttatcattatcattgccattacttttaCTAGGCATATGTCAAAGTAAGAAATGATAACGAAACTGGATATAAACCGACTGAATGCTGTATTTAATCATACTGATAACTCTACTACTATTAACCATTGAGCACCATTGGCGGAATGGACAAAGTCGTGACTGCGTTGTCTTTCACGGTCTTTCAGCTTGCCTTGGTGGTAACATCATGAGAAATAAACAATTATGAAAGTTTTTTGTGAACATCGTAATATTAATTGTATCTTCTTTTCGGTAATTTCACATAATAGTTCCGCTTAACGGAtcacgacgattttggtatcgatggatccctctcactctctactttccacatttataattattgcacagaagccccccccccccccgttaatgCTGGCCCCAAGGGCAGGGAAGGGCATGCAAGGCACCAGGGAAATTAAAGGTTAAAATATACTCAGAATCACTcgctatattgtctaatgcacacagacacacaaacaaacacacatacacacacacactcacgcgcgcacgcacgcacgcacgcacgcacgcacgcacacacacacacacacacacacacacacacacacacacacacacacacacacacacacacacacacacagacacctcttcccctccctccctcattccctcttcccctcccccccactccctccctcttcccctcccccagagAAGTAATTGGAACTTGTTATATTGGAGAGAGAAAACCTTGACATTGTTTTCAAGAATGTGACTATGAATCGGTTAAGTAGGAAAGTGTAGGGTATACTTTTACTTTGCTTCCAACTACAATTGATGTTTATTGGAGAATTAAAAGAATTCCAATGGTAGTAAAGATGATAAGATAACaaagatattaacaatgatagagataattattatagcaacactgataacaagagtaatggtaatgtataaataatagacataaagaggataataataataataatgaacaaaagtttttttttttattcattttctttcaagtTTTGTCACAAtgagcacacccacacacgcccacccacccacacacacacacccatacacacacacacacaaaggatccATTTTATAGGATATTTTATATTCTATACTCATTTGAGAGGTACTTCCTATGCATTATTTATGAACCTCCTCACCTGCATCTCAAGACGGCCCAACATATCCGAAGAGGCGGTTTTTGTTTCCATTACAtaaagacccacccacccacccacccacccacccacacacacacacacacacacacacacacacatattatttttatcattattactattatcattactattgtctatcgaaatggcaacacctgtgGTGTGGAGGCggcactttcttcttctttcaaaacAGCGTATCAATAATTTTAgctgcatatttttttttaaacacgaaAAGCGCTTCGTACTTTAAACATCTATGCATGACTGCTGAAAAAAAAAGTGTGCGACGTTGCTGAGACCTTTGTAAATATCAGCGCCATCTATTAACGGCAAATCGAACTGTTAATATAATGGATCCATTGCTTTTTTTGCctgagctctctttctctctctctccaatctcttcctctctctttctccctccctcttctctctttctccatctttctctccttctccctccctcctatctctttctccctccctcctctgtctttctctctccctcctctctctttctccctccctcctctcttttctctctttctccctctctcctctctctttttccctctctcctctctctttctccctccctcctctctctttcttcactctttctccctccctcctctctctttctccctctctcctctctctttctccctccctcctctctctttctccctccctcctctctctttctccctccctcctctctctttctacatctctcttctctctttctccctccctcctctctctttctccctctctcatctttctttctccctccctcctctctctttctccatctcttttctctctttctccctccctcctctctctttctccatctctcctctctctttctccctccctcctctctcttctctcatcctccctcctctctctttctccctccctcctctctctttctccatctctcttctctctttctccctccctcctctctctttctccctctctcatctttctttctccctccctcctctctctttctccatctcttttctctctttctccctctctcctctctctttctccctatctcctctctctttctccctctctcctctctctttctccctctctcctctctctttctccctctctcctctctctttctccctctctcctctctctttctccatctctcttctctttctccatttctcttctatctttctccctccctcctctctcgttctccatctctcttctctttctccatttctcttctatctttctccctccctcctctccctttctccctccctcctctctcttttctttctccctccctcctctctctttctccatctcttctccctccctcctctctctttctctctccctcctctctcattcaatTAGCAGAAACCATACTATATTTCATTCTTCATAATTAAAATAACTTTATTTTAACCTAAATCATCAATTTTAACACGAATTAAAATTGCACTTAACTGATAAAGCTCTTTCCAAAGGATAATACATTTTATCGActctttcatctttatcctttttcattcTAATGGGTAAATTGAACAGATTTATAGCCTATTAAACAATTATAAAAGATGTAACTGAACTAAAATACAGCACATTATACCAGCGGATGAAAGCATTTCATTGATTAGACCCAAAGAATTCTAAAGCTGTTCACATATATATGACTTATTTAAATACATTATGCGAATCaacattgtaatagtaataaaaaagtatctATTCCAAAGGAGTAATCTAGTAAAGGAAATgtaaagatttagaaaaaaaatgtgacgaTCCACagatattcttaaaaaaaatgtttaaacaaATTAATTAAGTCCAAGTAAAGAGAAAGCAACAATATAATGATGCCGTGACGTAATATCTATGAAGGTTATAGAGGTAGTTTTGCAAAAGTGATTTTCTGCAAGAAATGTTGTGTGAAATGTTCGACTTTGCTGGTTAGCTTTACTGGTAATGGATAGCTGAGCCTGCTAAGGAAATACCACTGttcttgatgatgttaatggcaaTTGGAAACTGAGGTAGTCGCCCAAGGaaactaaaaggcagacggccaaggaaacTAAAAGGCAGATGaacaaggaacctaaaaggcagacggccaaggaacctaaaaggcagacggccaaggaacctaaaaggcagacggccaaggaacctaaaaggcagacggccaaggaacctaaaaggcagacggccaaggaaactaaaaggcagacggccaaggaacctaaaaggcagacggccaaggaacctgaaaggcagacggccaaggaacctaaaaggcagacggccaaggaaactaaaaggcagacggccatggaacctaaaaggcagacggccaaggaacctaaaaggcagacggccatggaacctaaaaggcagacggccaaggaacctaaaaggcagacggccaaggaaactaaaaggcagacggccaaggaacctaaaaggcagacggccaaggaacctaaaaggcagacggccaaggaacctaaaaggcagacggccaaggaacctaaaaggcagacggccaaggaacctaaaaggcagacggccaaggaacctaaaaggcagacggccaaggaacctaaaaggcagacggccaaggaaactaaaaggcagacggccaaggaacctaaaaggcagacggccaaggaacctaaaaggctgtTGGCCatggaacctaaaaggcagacggccaaggaacctaaaaggcagacggccaaggaacctaaaaggcagacggccaaggaacctaaaaggctgtTGGCCatggaacctaaaaggcagacggccaaggaacctaaaaggcagacggccaaggaaactaaaaggcagacggccatggaacctaaaaggcagacggccaaggaacctaaaaggcagacggccatggaacctaaaaggcagacggccaaggaacctaaaaggctgtTGGCCAAGGaaactaaaaggcagacggccaaggaacctaaaaggcagacggccaaggaacctaaaaggcagacggccaaggaacctaaaaggcagacggccaaggaaactaaaaggcagacggccaaggaacctaaaaggctgttggccaaggaacctaaaaggcagacggccaaggaacctaaaaggcagacggccaaggaacctaaaaggctgtTGGCCAAGGaaactaaaaggcagacggccaaggaacctaaaaggctgtTGGCCAAGGaaactaaaaggcagacggccaaggaaactaaaaggcagacggccaaggaacctaaaaggcagacggccaaggaaactaaaaggcagacggccaaggaacctaaaaggcagacggccaaggaaactaaaaggcagacggccaaggaacctaaaaggcagacggccaaggaacctaaaaggcagacggccaaggaacctaaaaggctgtTGGCCAAGGaaactaaaaggcagacggccaaggaacctaaaaggctgtTGGCCAAGGaaactaaaaggcagacggccaaggaacctaaaaggcagacggccaaggaacctaaaaggcagacggccaaggaacctaaaaggctgtTGGCCAAGGaaactaaaaggcagacggccaaggaacctaaaaggcagacggccaaggaacctaaaaggcagacggccaaggaacctaaaaggctgtTGGCCAAGGaaactaaaaggcagacggccaaggaacctaaaaggcagacggccaaggaacctaaaaggcagacggccaaggaacctaaaaggctgttggccaaggaacctaaaaggctgtTGGCCAAGGaaactaaaaggcagacggccaaggaacctaaaaggcagacggccaaggaacctaaaaggcagacggccaaggaacctaaaaggctgttggccaaggaacctaaaaggcagacggccaaggaacctaaaaggcagacggccaaggaacctaaaaggcagacggccaaggaacctaaaaggcagacggccaaagAACCTAAAAGGCGgacggccaaggagcccgccaaggagCCCGAGGATCGCACAACGTATCCGGTCTTTCACCCGTGCATGGCGTTCATGAGGGAGATCCTGAGTATGTCACTGCATCAAGATCGAAGATATTGATTTTTTCCTGGTTTCCCAAACCTCTCTCTGGGATTATTATTATCGGgaacaatttcattatcattgttttatcattcttgtcactGGGAGCATTTGTTCATTGCTACTTTCTACCATAATTGctgttaacattaccattattattattattattatcattataataataataataataataataataataataataattattattattacgaccaTTAccaatcttatatatattaatattatatcattattaccattgatgctgttgtgattgataataatgctaatgattattatcacgaATATTTGAACAAACTAATGTATAGGATATGACatgtaggcaaaaaaaaaaaaaaaaaaaaagaaaaaagaaagaaagaaagaaaaaaaaaatttatttcttgatttctacacgagTAGATTTCTTAACGACTTGCTGTTTACAGTAACTACGAATTTCTAATATTGACATGTATGTGCATTTCTTTCGTAAATTCAGTCTTGTTTATgatgaatatgtgtttatatatatggacttcatgaatatatatgatgtaatgtattttatcatcaatttaaaatcaataatgatataggCCTATTTAGTGTTTAAGAGCCTTGTGTAGTTGATTGACAATCGTTCGTGTCTAATTCCGTTGCAGTTGCTGCAATAGTGTTGTAATTTTTTATGTACGTACGTAGCCTAGATTATATTTCtattgttgataaaaaaaattattttttttcagaaaagtctcttttttttctttcttttttatttaactcaattttctctctctatatacaaatatatgtatatctcattttctcgttttctttatcgattttgtctctttctctgtcagacgcctctcttctctccgcccctctcctctctcttttctccagctctctttctctctctctacctgtgtgtatgtgcctcttcCAATATCACTgtgtccttttcagcaaaatgaatctgtgttTAGTAATGTTTCTCTATTCTCtacatctctttttctgtccactcctccccctctctccctccctctctctctccatattttacTGATTTTAAAACCATAGTTAAAATCTATTTATGGACTTTAATTCTGATTGTTACATTTATAGGGACTCTTAACCTTCATTTGATGTGTTTGTTACTTAGTTAATTACGTTTTCACGATCTTATCTTCCGTTATATCATGTCACTATACAAGTATTTAATTAATTACACTCAAGGTCAAAAATAATCATCGTTAACGGATAaaagcatatgagagagagagagagagagagagagagagagagagagagagagagagagagagagagagagagagagagagagagagagattattgttatcaatgatgcgtgtatattctatatcattgttgttttaatcatttCATTGCTATGGTTACAACAAATATATAATCTAAAACCATTGCTTATTATCCATTCTCTGATGTCACCATGTAAGTATTCAAATAATTTTAAACTCAAGGTAAAAAAATCCAACGTCAAcggataaaagcatgagagagagagagagagagagagagagagagagagagagagagagagagagagagagagagagagagagagagagagagagagagagagagagagagagaggggggggggggattcaatattgttatcaatgatatatatattctatatcactgttgtttattacttttattactatgataGCAACAGATATCTAAAACCATTATATAATTCCTTGCAATTATATTGTCATCGCTTTTActtttgtcatcaaaatcattatcattttcaactttGTGATTTCCttgtcagtatcagtatcataatcattctttatcattagtTGTATTTATTACTGGTATTTGCTTATAGTCATAGCAGTTAGTGTCATTATAAAAACTTAAGGACGGTCTTTGAATTGTCTTTGTTAAATGCCTTCAATATTGCAATTTTAAAGTTCTTGAAGATGACTCCGCATAATTAATGCTATGGAAAGCTTGCATGATACTTTTATACATTTGCCAAACGGTAACTGTGCCGTTTCCTCTATGCTACCAGTTTTTTGTACGATAAATACACGCGGCCCGCACTCTCCTTTACAGCTGACGCGGTGACAACAAACGTGTTGAAACGTAAATATTAACTCTGggtattcttaatattattgttatcatttttatatcacgCCACACAAAGAGCCACACTAGGAAAATCGAAAATTACACCATGGAAGGTCACGGTGCGGGTCAAAACAcagccaagagagaaagagaagaaaatcatcagctatttacgtaataaaagcatgttagctgatcttttaaactctTCAAGGGTCGGAGAAGTTACAGCCCCTGAAGGCAATCTATCCCAAAGCCTacaaaaaaatctagaaaactgAGATGTAGACGACCGActtgcatcaaatgtcattgaattgagggccaTAGAACTTTTAGTAACTTTTGTAGGTTGATATAAATCGGGTAAAAAAAACTATCGAGGGgttgtgaattatcggttacaaccttgcataagactgaaagagctccGATAACCCTACGATACCAAGTGTCCAAATCTAAGTCAGCCAGGAGACAtataatggaataaaaaaagaaaagaaatcaagcaataatcgctctctctctatctatctcttcgtctttctctctctctctctctctttctctctctctctctctctctctctctctctctctctctccctctctgtctctctctctctctctctctctctctctctctctctctctctctctctctctctctctctgtgtgtgtgtgtgtgtgtctctgtctctgtctctgtctctgtctctctctctctgaaacagaTGAACACACATAACAAaatgagacagaatgaaagaaaagaaacatttacaattaatattatcaacaactCCTCGAGGACCTACAAGTGCTTCGTCTGCCAAAAGCTCTACGACAGCAGGTACAAGCTCAAGCTCCACATGAGTTCCCACTCAGCGCTGCCGCCCTTTGACTCCGCCGTGTGAACCTCCGCCTCGTGTCTGCTTTTCCAGTCAACACCAGTGAAAATCATcaatgtttgttttccttttatatatcttttctaaaTTATGAGGGAATAAATGCTGACCATTCagttgtattttatcattattcctattaatgAATTGTTATCTGTGATTTCTACTTCTAAttgtatcgttatcatttttctgttttaATAATGGAAATGTGAGGATGTAGGTTCTATGAGGTAGAATCTAGATTACCTAAATAATGTAGGGTACTTATAGATTCCTCAGTACCACACCCTACAAAGAATAAGTGTCATTCCCAATAGACTCGGGTCTTAGCCAGCATTGTAAGCGAGGCTAAGATATATCCTTTGCTACAAAAATACTTTCAGAACAGAGATTATTCGCTGCCAGACTCGTCCCCCGACTCCTGGCTCCGTCTGCTGCTGCGCCTCGACGCTCGGCCGCCTTGACCCTGCAGTGGCTGATCGGTCCTTCTCGGTTGTCTGCACTCGAGGCTCCCTTAAGGGTGTTCTCGGCCTCGCTTGAGCAGGAACTCTGACCTTATTCGAAATATGCCAGAGAAATTCGAGAGGATTTTGTAAATCTCAGTCCATGTCGATTCTCTCGACATACTCCAGCAACTGAAAAGGAGATTCAGAAATAATTGAGAAATTGCTATATATGATTTAGAGCCAAGTTGTACAGACCGGTCGAGGAGTCTGCTCTTACGAAAGGAAAGTCAACATTATGGCCAGCTCTTCGACGAGAAAACCTTCGCAGGCGACACAGGATCCGAAATGCAGTAATGACTTGAAGAGATtctggtattaccattattagtattattaaaactatcattactttttttattataatcattaccatcattataattttctattgttattgttatcatcattattactctattttgctattatcattttcattattatcattttctttaatattactattgtcagtaataccattattgtcattattattgtcattatcattattatcattattgtcattaatgtttattagtgataatataatcattatttttctatcattattcttttcattattattaccattctcattgttcttattataattatcatttttataatttccattataatcattatcattattactcttattattatcattattatcatcatcattatttctatcatgattatcatgattttcattatcatca contains:
- the LOC138859849 gene encoding histone H1A-like — protein: MEPKRQTAKEPKRQTAKEPKRQTAKEPKRLLAMEPKRQTAKEPKRQTAKETKRQTAKEPKRQTAKEPKRLLAKETKRQTAKEPKRLLAKETKRQTAKETKRQTAKEPKRQTAKEPKRQTAKEPKRLLAKETKRQTAKEPKRLLAKETKRQTAKEPKRQTAKEPKRQTAKEPKRLLAKETKRQTAKEPKRQTAKEPKRQTAKEPKRLLAKETKRQTAKEPKRQTAKEPKRQTAKEPKRLLAKEPKRLLAKETKRQTAKEPKRQTAKEPKRTYKCFVCQKLYDSRYKLKLHMSSHSALPPFDSAV